A stretch of Ranitomeya variabilis isolate aRanVar5 chromosome 3, aRanVar5.hap1, whole genome shotgun sequence DNA encodes these proteins:
- the SKA2 gene encoding spindle and kinetochore-associated protein 2, which yields METAVNKLEALFQKAESDLDYIEQKLEFEIRKSLPEESSQENPTKLLEQLASVKSRFKGLSSQLDKIAADQQKSVETIQATIANTLKMVQHLQQQTDFQVPPFSEEELRAVQQLETLALKGMNMK from the exons ATGGAGACAGCAGTCAATAAGCTGGAGGCTCTG TTTCAAAAAGCTGAGTCTGATTTGGATTACATTGAACAAAAATTGGAATTTGAAATAAGGAAGAGCCTTCCGGAAGAATCCTCCCAG GAAAACCCTACTAAATTGCTGGAGCAGCTGGCCAGTGTGAAGTCACGCTTTAAGGGTTTGTCATCCCAGCTGGACAAGATTGCAGCAGACCAGCAAAAGTCAGTGGAAACTATTCAGGCGACAATAGCAAATACACTGAAAATGGTTCAGCATCTACAGCAGCAAACAGACTTTCAG GTACCCCCTTTTTCAGAGGAAGAACTTCGTGCGGTCCAACAATTAGAGACTCTAGCGCTGAAGGGCATGAACATGAAGTAA